A genomic region of Torulaspora delbrueckii CBS 1146 chromosome 7, complete genome contains the following coding sequences:
- the JNM1 gene encoding Jnm1p (similar to Saccharomyces cerevisiae JNM1 (YMR294W); ancestral locus Anc_5.32), whose protein sequence is MEFIDISADDGNIDDLGEIDTSGQEVYECAALEELDQEDIQDKPSNYGGSLDYESATPIKETRKMMEGPGLEKLMNNLVIANTSYNNPIAPESVEKRLLRIEKELEDISGDQLRDLSPQTAQKLKDTKGLYSQVSKAYKDRLGTIRKVLTEELEADGELEMISLPCIAFDTKDMRRLLNLERRVHNIETLVGPRELTDKSLATELGELAAQAKLIHNDSETLDQFHRRVQEIEKEYENSLLGRKSKDDRVLHRHAVDQMESQESRVNELYRYLGVLKKYGPILPQLTNRIKEINGISMKQTESLNIIRTIDVSIEDLQKQVQQWEEVTQTMEQKLTAQEVELEENIKYFNHTVAKLEDRIRPSNSC, encoded by the coding sequence ATGGAATTCATAGACATAAGTGCAGATGACGGTAACATTGACGATTTGGGTGAGATTGACACCAGTGGTCAGGAAGTCTATGAATGCGCAGCGCTGGAGGAACTCGACCAAGAGGACATACAAGACAAGCCATCTAACTATGGAGGCTCTCTCGACTATGAAAGTGCTACTCCTATCAAGGAGACACGAAAGATGATGGAGGGACCAGGGCTGGAGAAGCTGATGAACAATTTAGTGATCGCCAATACGTCCTATAACAATCCAATAGCTCCAGAATCAGTAGAGAAACGACTACTACGCATTGAAAAAGAACTGGAAGACATTTCTGGGGATCAATTGCGCGATTTGAGCCCTCAAACAGCTCAAAAACTTAAAGATACAAAAGGTCTGTATTCCCAGGTGTCTAAAGCTTACAAAGACCGGCTCGGAACTATTCGTAAAGTCCTAACTGAAGAATTAGAGGCGGATGGCGAGTTAGAGATGATATCCCTTCCATGCATTGCATTTGACACAAAGGATATGCGAAGATTATTGAATTTGGAACGAAGAGTGCACAATATAGAAACATTGGTAGGTCCTCGTGAACTCACCGATAAGTCACTGGCCACAGAACTCGGTGAATTAGCAGCTCAAGCCAAACTAATACACAATGATAGCGAAACTCTGGATCAGTTCCATAGGCGAGtacaagagattgaaaaagagTACGAAAATTCCCTCCTAGGAAGAAAGTCTAAGGACGATCGTGTATTGCATCGTCATGCAGTAGACCAAATGGAATCTCAAGAGTCCAGAGTCAATGAGTTGTACCGTTACCTTGGTGTCCTGAAAAAATACGGGCCCATACTGCCCCAGTTGACCAACAGgatcaaggaaatcaaTGGGATCAGCATGAAGCAAACCGAGAGCCTAAACATAATAAGAACAATTGatgtttcaattgaagatttacaGAAGCAAGTTCAACAGTGGGAAGAAGTCACACAAACCATGGAACAGAAGCTCACTGCACAGGAAGTTGAGCTGGAAGAGAAtatcaaatatttcaacCATACTGTGGCAAAGCTAGAAGACAGAATAAGGCCTTCTAACAGTTGTTGA
- the HER2 gene encoding glutamyl-tRNA(Gln) amidotransferase subunit HER2 (similar to Saccharomyces cerevisiae YMR293C; ancestral locus Anc_5.33), with product MSLKTALSRIRSIPELQKRYNIFINIDPSAEKRLVDNADKELPLSHLVAGIKDNIVTKDLPTTCASKILETYQSPYDATCVRRLREAGVVIAGKTNLDEFGMGSGGIHSHFGPVLNPLYPSTKITAGGSSSGSAAAVAAGAVDFALGTDTGGSVRLPAAFNAVLGFKPSYGRISRYGVVAYAQSLDTVGILSKGMPVLRKVYNVLNEYDSKDPTSLSNDLRKKANKLFKEKGKLRIGIPQEFLQASISADYKNLFFRFIKELMDMGHEFYPVTIPSVKDSLPIYYTLSPAEAVSNLSRYDGIRYGTRADTTDIENGTLFAPTRANFGREVQDRIILGNYNLCSETFKNNYVKAQKLRVGLMNDFDEIFRGPNIISNSKGNVSGVDLIISLTATGPPSTIESFTSAENSSPTNEYLNDVFTMPMSLAGLPTLSIPLGNDVPLGVQVTAQFADDETVLNFADRIVN from the coding sequence ATGAGCTTGAAGACAGCTCTAAGTCGAATTAGATCCATACCTGAACTTCAAAAACGGTATAACATCTTCATAAATATTGATCCTTCGGCGGAGAAACGATTAGTGGATAACGCTGACAAGGAACTACCACTTTCACACTTGGTTGCCGGTATCAAGGACAACATAGTGACCAAGGATCTACCGACAACATGTGCGTCCAAAATATTAGAGACCTATCAGTCGCCATATGATGCTACTTGTGTGCGAAGATTGCGGGAAGCTGGTGTAGTGATTGCAGGAAAGACTAATCTTGACGAGTTTGGGATGGGATCGGGTGGTATCCACTCGCATTTTGGACCCGTGCTGAATCCCCTGTATCCTAGTACCAAGATAACAGCAGGTGGTTCATCTTCAGGttctgctgctgctgttgcagCTGGAGCAGTTGATTTTGCACTTGGAACTGACACTGGCGGATCAGTGCGATTGCCAGCTGCCTTCAATGCTGTTTTAGGATTTAAACCATCTTACGGTCGAATCTCCAGATATGGTGTTGTTGCGTATGCCCAATCGCTTGATACTGTAGGAATATTGTCAAAAGGTATGCCTGTCTTGCGCAAAGTTTACAATGTTCTCAACGAGTATGACTCGAAGGATCCGACTTCATTGAGTAACGACTTAAGGAAGAAGGCTAATAAActttttaaagaaaagGGAAAGCTCCGTATAGGTATTCctcaagaatttcttcaagcttCAATCTCCGCAGACTACAAGAACCTATTTTTTCGATTTATTAAAGAGCTAATGGATATGGGGCATGAATTTTACCCAGTTACTATTCCTTCCGTCAAAGATTCCCTACCTATATACTACACCCTCTCACCGGCTGAAGCTGTATCTAACCTCTCCCGATATGATGGTATAAGGTATGGAACAAGAGCTGACACGACAGATATTGAAAACGGAACACTTTTTGCGCCAACAAGAGCTAACTTTGGTAGAGAAGTTCAGGATAGAATCATTTTGGGAAACTATAACCTGTGCTCTGAgactttcaaaaacaatTATGTGAAGGCGCAAAAGTTAAGAGTAGGCCTGATGAACgactttgatgagattttTAGAGGTCCTAACAtcatttcaaattcaaaaggaaATGTTTCTGGCGTCGATTTGATCATCAGTCTTACAGCCACAGGCCCTCCTTCTACAATTGAATCATTCACCAGCGCCGAAAATTCATCGCCAACCAATGagtatttgaatgatgTCTTCACTATGCCAATGTCTTTAGCAGGTCTACCTACTCTTTCCATCCCGCTTGGTAATGATGTTCCTCTTGGCGTTCAAGTCACGGCGCAATTCGCAGATGATGAAACTGTGCTGAATTTCGCTGATAGAATTGTAAATTAG
- the YTA7 gene encoding chromatin segregase YTA7 (similar to Saccharomyces cerevisiae YTA7 (YGR270W); ancestral locus Anc_5.34), whose translation MGRHLRDRHNGGERRADHGELGEIKDRNGIIHTTSRSLRKVNYAEVESGFDYLDDEDGNSENAEENTREPQVDKEEIYAAEEVEVPKKRLNDPEAEDESFHEDDGEGEAMDDDDDSENSADDGFYGRNDVKRRRRMADKSFVVADPDDDDDIDDEDEDEDEDDVALRASRRRRSARQRVRPETPPRRMSRRLRSRTRMHDHDEDEVHRHHDLDDEALSLEEEIRELQEDSPIREKRSLRERTKPVNYRLPPPLSEANAEEHANRQNTSSFMNPSPRRGRGGWNASQNMGPTRRLFPTGGPFGGNDVTTIFGQNTNFYNHGPSGENNKLLIDSDSSEDEILPLGATPKPKSNSLKKKKKPEIADLDPLGVDMNVKFGDIGGLDNFIDQLKEMVALPLLYPELYQNFNITPPRGVLFHGPPGTGKTLMARALAASCSSEGHKITFFMRKGADILSKWVGEAERQLRLLFEEAKKQQPAIIFFDEIDGLAPVRSSKQEQIHASIVSTLLALMDGMDNRGQVIVIGATNRPDAVDPALRRPGRFDREFYFPLPNLESRAQILRIHTKSWKTSLSDDFVKHLALLTKGYGGADLRALCTEAALLSIQRKYPQIYQSDEKLVVDPSQVKTSTGDFMLALKKIIPSSARSTGNTAQPLPESLKPLLGMQFEAVKMKLQRIFPEDDNLVKSSSSLIQHYLEYEDDTETNEGTGGFAHRALIDRIANSRICNPKLLLTGPAGNGQQYIGSAILNYFEQFNVQRLDLATLVSDSGRTLESAVVQSFLEARKRQPSVIFIPNIEVWCRAVPESVILTLSTLLRSLQGNERVLLLGVSDTVHQNDLLSGPIAHFEFGREVLNIEEPTSHQRKEYFSFIAQLLRMKPTSFITNRKRSKPLPKLPLAKEDNKPDENKDESEQSSCDALRKKLKSFQRQDLRLKNVLKIKLSGLMDLFKSRYKRFRKPPVDDAFLVHLFEPQTDPNWQPAYVKDNDMILEVASGRRFYNMDLDLIEERLWNGYYSEPKQYLKDIELIYRDATTTGDRERVIKASEMFANAQMGIEEMSTADFIHDCKATRQRDLERQELFLRDEEVRVEKEKQQLKNAEANGDIMDNTVSEGVAAGSQLQAQLQFNDEEEIGPQPDQSPDDDPKKEEISSTAQQSEEQHQTTPMDNPATGLQTHSEHNVNRKEETVQADNKDHASAEGSDEEAEEDEKGDAKESESDCERENSRTSESEAEDADASHELIVDEDLLKEIVILLVKKTKGYTVSALEKLHSDLTEIIWTERFVWDRTRTAVKVKEYITGI comes from the coding sequence ATGGGGCGTCATTTGAGAGATCGCCACAATGGGGGCGAAAGAAGAGCAGATCATGGAGAATTGGGTGAAATAAAGGACCGTAATGGGATAATACATACCACTAGTAGATCATTGAGGAAAGTTAATTATGCAGAGGTAGAATCCGGATTTGATTACttagatgatgaagatgggAACAGTGAAAACGCGGAAGAAAATACAAGAGAACCGCAGGTCGATAAGGAAGAGATATACGCTGCAGAAGAGGTAGAAGTACCTAAAAAGAGACTGAATGACCCAGAAGCAGAGGATGAGAGTTTTCATGAGGACGATGGTGAAGGTGAAGCaatggatgatgatgatgattcgGAAAATAGTGCTGATGATGGGTTTTATGGGAGGAACGATGTGAAGCGGCGACGTAGAATGGCTGACAAGAGTTTTGTAGTAGCAGATCCggatgatgacgatgatatTGACGACGAGGAcgaggatgaggatgaggatgatgtgGCCCTTAGGGCATCTAGAAGACGTAGATCGGCGCGTCAACGTGTGCGGCCAGAAACACCACCTCGACGGATGTCTCGAAGGCTCAGAAGCAGAACTCGAATGCATGATCATGATGAGGACGAAGTTCATCGTCATCACGATCTGGACGACGAGGCCTTGTCtctcgaagaagagattagaGAGTTACAGGAAGATAGCCCAATACGAGAGAAACGATCACTGCGAGAAAGGACAAAACCTGTCAACTACAGGTTACCACCACCATTGTCAGAGGCTAATGCCGAAGAACATGCGAACAGACAAAACACATCATCATTCATGAATCCGTCGCCTCGTAGAGGTCGCGGAGGTTGGAATGCAAGCCAAAATATGGGGCCAACACGCCGATTGTTCCCTACAGGTGGGCCCTTTGGTGGTAACGATGTTACAACGATCTTTGGGCAAAACACCAATTTTTATAATCATGGACCATCTGGCGAGAACAATAAATTACTCATCGATTCCGACTCATCGGAGGACGAGATTTTGCCTCTGGGTGCTACTCCAAAGCCAAAATCGAACAgtttaaagaaaaagaagaaaccagagATCGCAGATTTGGATCCATTGGGAGTTGACATGAACGTGAAGTTTGGTGATATTGGCGGTCTagataatttcatcgatcaattgaaagagatggTCGCATTACCTCTCTTGTATCCAGAGTTATACCAGAATTTCAATATAACCCCTCCAAGAGGTGTTTTGTTTCACGGTCCACCCGGTACGGGTAAGACACTCATGGCTCGTGCACTGGCGGCTAGTTGTTCTTCAGAGGGTCATAAGATAACATTCTTCATGAGAAAAGGCGCCGATATACTGTCGAAATGGGTAGGTGAAGCAGAGAGGCAGCTAAGGTTATTAttcgaagaagcaaaaAAGCAGCAACCAGCTATCATATTTTTCGATGAGATTGATGGTCTAGCACCCGTGAGAAGTTCaaaacaagaacaaattcATGCTAGTATTGTGTCAACTTTACTTGCTCTCATGGATGGTATGGATAACAGAGGTCAAGTGATTGTAATCGGTGCAACTAATAGACCGGACGCAGTTGACCCAGCTCTGAGAAGACCAGGTAGATTTGATAGAGAGTTTTATTTTCCGTTGCCAAACCTTGAATCGCGTGCTCAAATTCTAAGAATTCATACGAAGAGCTGGAAGACTTCACTATCGGACGATTTCGTAAAACATTTAGCATTATTGACAAAGGGTTACGGTGGTGCTGATTTGAGAGCTCTTTGTACTGAAGCCGCTTTATTGAGTatccaaagaaaatatccacaaatctatcaaagtGATGAGAAGTTAGTTGTTGACCCTAGTCAAGTAAAGACAAGCACTGGAGACTTTATGCtggctttgaaaaagattaTTCCATCGTCCGCTAGATCTACGGGGAATACGGCTCAACCTCTCCCTGAGTCACTCAAACCATTACTGGGAATGCAATTCGAGGCGGTCAAGAtgaaattgcaaagaatctTTCCTGAGGATGACAATCTCGTCAAAAGTAGCTCTTCCTTGATTCAGCACTATCTTGAATATGAGGATGATACCGAGACCAACGAAGGTACTGGTGGTTTTGCTCATCGTGCCTTGATCGACCGAATCGCTAACTCCCGTATATGCAACCCAAAACTCCTACTTACTGGGCCAGCGGGAAATGGCCAGCAATACATTGGATCGGCTATTCTCAattattttgaacaattcaaCGTTCAGAGACTTGACCTTGCGACTCTCGTTTCAGACAGTGGGAGAACGCTTGAATCAGCGGTTGTCCAAAGTTTTCTGGAGGCACGTAAAAGGCAACCTTCGGTAATCTTTATACCGAATATCGAAGTCTGGTGCAGGGCAGTTCCGGAATCTGTCATTCTTACTTTGTCAACTTTGCTAAGATCTTTGCAAGGAAATGAAAgagttcttcttctcggAGTTTCAGATACAGTACATCAAAATGATCTTCTTAGTGGACCGATTGCTCATTTTGAGTTTGGAAGAGAAGTGCTCAATATAGAAGAGCCGAcctctcatcaaagaaaagagtACTTTAGCTTCATTGCCCAACTGCTACGGATGAAACCGACTTCATTTATAACCAACAGGAAGAGGAGCAAACCACTTCCAAAGTTACCGCTAGCAAAGGAGGATAATAAACCTGACGAAaataaagatgaaagtgagCAATCTTCATGCGATGCTCTTAGAAAGAAGTTAAAATCTTTCCAGCGTCAAGACTTGCGACTGAAGAATGTTTTAAAGATAAAATTATCTGGTCTCATGGACCTTTTTAAAAGTCGCTATAAGAGATTCAGGAAACCTCCAGTCGACGACGCTTTTCTGGTTCATCTCTTTGAGCCTCAAACAGACCCCAATTGGCAGCCAGCTTATGTGAAGGACAATGATATGATTCTAGAGGTAGCTTCTGGTCGTCGGTTCTACAACATGGATCTAGACCTGATAGAAGAACGTTTGTGGAATGGATACTACTCTGAACCCAAGCAATATCTCAAAGACATCGAACTCATATACCGTGATGCAACTACTACTGGCGATAGAGAACGAGTAATCAAAGCTTCGGAAATGTTTGCCAATGCGCAGAtgggaattgaagaaatgtCTACAGCTGATTTTATCCATGACTGCAAGGCAACTCGCCAAAGGGATCTGGAAAGACAAGAGCTCTTCCTAcgtgatgaagaagttagaGTCGAAAAGGAAAAACAGCAGCTAAAGAATGCAGAAGCCAATGGGGACATCATGGACAATACCGTCAGCGAGGGCGTCGCTGCAGGTTCTCAACTACAAGCCCAACTTCAATTCAACGATGAGGAGGAGATTGGTCCCCAACCCGATCAATCACCAGACGACGACCccaaaaaagaagagatttcATCTACAGCACAACAAAGTGAGGAACAGCATCAAACCACTCCAATGGACAATCCCGCTACAGGGCTTCAAACTCATTCAGAACATAATGTGAATaggaaagaagagactGTTCAAGCGGACAACAAGGATCACGCAAGTGCCGAAGGGAGTGATGAAGAGGCCgaagaggatgagaaaGGGGATGCAAAAGAGTCAGAAAGTGATTGTGAAAGGGAAAATAGTAGAACTTCTGAGTCAGAAGCTGAAGATGCAGACGCATCCCATGAACTAATAGTCGACGAGGATTTGCTCAAGGAGATAGTGATTTTACTGGTGAAAAAAACTAAAGGTTACACTGTTTCGGCTCTCGAAAAGCTACACTCTGATTTAACAGAAATAATTTGGACAGAGCGGTTCGTCTGGGATAGAACGCGTACGGCCGTAAAGGTCAAAGAATATATTACAGGCATTTGA
- the GOT1 gene encoding Got1p (similar to Saccharomyces cerevisiae GOT1 (YMR292W); ancestral locus Anc_5.35) has product MWLSESQTLGNVLFLVGVLLIIGPQKTYIFFTRPNKRRGSFFLVLGVLLILSKWTFIGFLIESLGIIGLFGDFFGVAVQFLRSLPIVGPILSHPAVAPVVDRLAGIRVLPV; this is encoded by the exons ATGTGGCTATCTGAGTCGCAAA CATTGGGAAATGTTCTATTTCTAGTCGGGGTATTACTGATCATTGGACCTCAAAAGACctatatcttcttcacacGACCAAACAAGAGACGTGGATCGTTCTTTTTGGTACTGGGCGTGTTATTAATTCTTTCTAAATGGACCTTTATTGGGTTCTTGATCGAATCCCTTGGCATCATAGGTCTATTTGGCGATTTCTTCGGGGTAGCAGTGCAATTTCTCAGATCTTTACCCATCGTGGGACCAATCCTATCACACCCAGCAGTAGCACCCGTTGTAGATAGACTTGCCGGTATCAGAGTGCTACCAGTATAA
- the HUA1 gene encoding Hua1p (similar to Saccharomyces cerevisiae HUA1 (YGR268C); ancestral locus Anc_5.36) gives MPGDLPTYEEVLKEDAQRVQSSQSAPAPTSPPPRPARPARPSSSKPTGQLPRPTHPAAPAQPNLPWRYPHGYHCSKCNNSGYKLKNGRSCKSCWRRFAPPNNSNSVPALTYGRSYPSSSYGIRPMFQGSAPIAQPYNSMGQPIVVSPGDPRLGGVLCGECRGTGRVTFLFDEDICPLCRGIGRLVA, from the coding sequence ATGCCTGGAGATTTACCCACTTACGAAGAAGTACTAAAAGAAGATGCCCAGCGGGTACAGAGTTCGCAATCCGCTCCTGCGCCAACTTCCCCACCACCTAGACCCGCTCGACCCGCTAGACCCAGTTCTTCGAAACCTACGGGACAACTACCGAGACCTACGCATCCAGCAGCTCCTGCACAGCCCAATCTTCCTTGGAGGTATCCACACGGATACCATTGCAGTAAGTGTAACAATTCAGGatacaaattgaagaacgGACGATCGTGTAAATCGTGTTGGCGTCGATTTGCTCCACCAAACAATTCGAATAGCGTTCCAGCACTTACCTACGGCAGGTCCTATCCATCCAGCTCCTACGGAATAAGGCCCATGTTCCAGGGCTCTGCTCCCATCGCGCAGCCATATAACTCAATGGGACAGCCTATAGTGGTATCTCCAGGTGACCCACGGCTTGGAGGAGTTCTATGTGGTGAATGTAGAGGTACTGGAAGAGTTACATTCctatttgatgaagatataTGCCCACTTTGTCGAGGTATTGGAAGATTAGTGGCTTGA
- the FOL2 gene encoding GTP cyclohydrolase I (similar to Saccharomyces cerevisiae FOL2 (YGR267C); ancestral locus Anc_5.37), with protein sequence MYHPQVEALQARQGTPLNTRPVSPYTLRLPVDEDGFSWPSVGTRERAQESEEQENARIERISGAVKTILEELGEDVTREGLLDTPTRYAKAMLYFTRGYQINIMDDVIKNAVFQEDHDEMVIVRDIEIYSLCEHHLVPFYGKVHIGYIPNKNVLGLSKLARLAEMYARRLQVQERLTKQIAMALSEILKPMGVAVVIEATHMCMVSRGIQKTGSATVTSCMMGCFRAHRTREEFLSLLGKKSL encoded by the coding sequence ATGTATCATCCACAGGTGGAAGCTTTACAGGCAAGGCAGGGCACTCCTTTGAACACGAGACCTGTGTCTCCGTATACTCTGAGGCTACCagtcgatgaagatggatTCTCATGGCCCTCAGTTGGTACGCGAGAGAGGGCTCAGGAGTCTGAGGAGCAGGAAAACGCACGTATTGAAAGGATATCAGGAGCGGTAAAGACgattttggaagaattgggtGAAGATGTTACAAGAGAAGGTTTACTTGATACTCCAACCCGTTATGCAAAGGCAATGCTGTATTTTACCAGAGGTTATCAGATAAATATAATGGATGATGTGATTAAAAATGCAGTTTTTCAAGAGGATCATGATGAAATGGTCATTGTGCGTGATATAGAGATATATTCGCTGTGCGAGCACCATTTGGTTCCCTTTTACGGTAAAGTCCACATTGGATACATTCCAAACAAGAACGTTCTGGGTTTGAGTAAACTGGCTAGATTGGCGGAGATGTACGCTAGAAGGTTACAAGTCCAAGAACGGTTGACTAAGCAGATCGCTATGGCTTTGAGTGAAATCTTGAAGCCAATGGGTGTCGCTGTAGTGATTGAAGCCACCCACATGTGTATGGTCTCTAGGGGTATTCAGAAGACTGGGTCTGCTACGGTAACATCCTGCATGATGGGTTGCTTTAGAGCACACAGAACAAGGGAAGAATTCCTGAGTTTGTTGGGTAAGAAGAGCCTATGA